Genomic segment of Hemiscyllium ocellatum isolate sHemOce1 chromosome 27 unlocalized genomic scaffold, sHemOce1.pat.X.cur. SUPER_27_unloc_3, whole genome shotgun sequence:
gattaaatcttttCACCTTTAGAATGGGTTTCTGTTTTTTTGCATGTCAATCCGAGAACTTGTTTTTTgttaccttctcaagaatgtcATTCAAATGCACAGCTTTTCTGACAATAAGTGTGAATTCTGTCTGCACCcgaatgttgagtcagactgacgTTTTCCTTAGAGAAAAACTCTacatttaaatgtgatttttgagaaggtaatttatagattagagtgtaaaggttcgggtggattggctgtggtaaattacccatagtgacccTTGATGTGCAATTTAGGGTTGATGGGCCATGGGATGGATGTGGGCGAGATGCTCTTTGAAAGGCTAGCATggaatagatgggctgaatggcctgcttccacatggttCACATTCTATGACTCACCCCACAAAGGAGCATTTTATCTGCAtcaatcctgtcaagcccctttcagaattctactgcTTTCAATAAGGCCACTTCAATAAGATCCCATttgtctgcgtttggcccatgtccctctaaacctttctattcatgtactcatccaaatgtcatttaaaatttgtaacttcatctgcatctaccacatcctcaTCCAACTTCATTCCACGTGTAAACTGCCTTCTGTCAAAACCTTGCcgctcaggttccttttaaatctctctcctctcactttaaagaaatgtgccccctagtcttgagcTCCCCTACGCTAAGGAAGAGCCCTTCCCTCCACtccccatgattttatcaatctcaatgatggcacccctcaatttcctgtgctccagtgaataaagtcccagcttctcctgataactcaaaccctccctccagtcttggcaacatcctggtaaatctttactcaACCCTCTCGAATAGAATTCTCACACTCTGCACTCCTGAAACATTTACAATTTCTCACGATATTGGCTGCTCATTCACTGATCCAACTGATAAGCGACATGGGAAGctcagtgcaggaggctgaagaaATGAGTAGCTTTAAAAccaaaacctcttggagctcaaagccttcaatgagagtctgagctcggCGTTAAGTTCACTTCACCTTTATTGTTACCCCCTTGTTAAAGCTTCAAATCCCCctcagcaaaaaggcagagaaaaagtagctgctttttaaacagctcaagatAAAGCACACTCACTCACGCTTATACACCCACCCAACCTCACTGTCTTCACTATTGGTCAGCACCGAGATGTCCCTTTCTAATTGGATCCTTAGTACAGCCGTAACCCAGAGGAagcattgcctcactcagcaatttcaacccataccctgtatAGCGCCATCTGCTGCAGCGGGATTCAAACCCCGGAGTCCCGGGAGCTGGGCTGATTGTCATTATTCACTGGACTTTCAGCCTTCACttcttcaatccccctgcgatggtacgtgaactcgctggtgcctccggaggtgggaggagcgggtgaaggccttcccacacttggggcaggggaatggcctctcgccagtgtggacccgctggtggatcagcagggtggaggaatcgctgaaggccttcctgcactcggggcagctgaagggcctctccccagtgtggatccgctggtgcctcagcagagaggaggaatatctgaaggccttcccgcactcgggacagctgtagggcctctcccccgtgtggacacgctggtgcctcagcagagtgtaggaatcgctgaaggccttcctgcactcggggcagctgaatggcctctcccctgtgtggatccgctggtggatcagcagggcggaggaatcgctgaaggcctttctgcactcaggacagctgaagggcctctccccagtgtggatccgctggtgcctcagcagagaggaggaatatctgaaggccttcccgcactcgggacagctgtagggcctctcccccgtgtggacacgctggtggatcagcagagaggaggaattgctgaaggccttcctgcactcggggcagctgaatggcctctcccctgtgtggacccactggtggctCTGCAGGTtgtaggaattgctgaaggccttcctgcactcggggcagctgaagggcctctcccccgtgtggacccgctggtgcctcagcagagaggaggaatccctgaaggccttcccacactcgggacagctgaatggcctctcccctgtgtggatccgctggtggttTTGCAGtccagagacctgggtaaagGCCATCCCGCACTCATGGCAGCTgtacggcctctcccccgtgtggatccgctggtggttcagcagggcggaggaattgctgaaggccttcctgcactcgggacAGCTgtagggcctctcccctgtgtggatccgctggtgcctcagcagagtggaggaatcgctgaaggccttcctgcactcggggcagctgaatggcctctcccccgtgtggatccgctggtggatcagcagggtggaggaatcgctgaaggccttcctgcactcggggcagctgaatggcctctcccctgtgtggacccgctggtggctcTGCAGGTtgtaggaattgctgaaggccttcctgcactcgggacagctgaagggcctctctcccgtgtggacacgctggtgcctcagcagagtgGAGGAATctctgaaggccttcctgcactcggggcagctgaatggcctctcccccgtgtggatccgctggtggatcAGCAGGGTGGaagaatcgctgaaggccttcctgcactcggggcagctgaatggcctctccccagtgtggatccgctggtggctcTGCAGGTtgtaggaattgctgaaggccttcctgcactcggggcagctgaagggcctctccccagtgtggatccgctggtgcctcagcagagaggaggaatccctgaaggccttcccacactcgggacagctgtagggcctctcccccgtgtgtatctgctggtgcctcagcaggtgggaggaattgctgaaggccttcctgcactcggggcagctgaatggcctctcccctgtgtggatccgctggtgggtcagcagagaggaggaattgctgaaggccttcctgcacttcgGACAGCTGAAtagcctctcccctgtgtggatccgctggtggttTTGCAGtccagagacctgggtaaaggccttcccgcactcggggcagctgtacggcctctcccccgtgtggatccgctggtgggtcagcagggtggaggaatcgctgaaggccttcctgcactcggggcagctgaagggcctctccccggtgtggacccgctggtgcctcagcagagaggaggaattgctgaaggccttcctgcacttggggcagctgaaaggtctctcccctgtgtggagaCACTGGTGGTTTAGCAGTCCAGAGACCTGGataaaggccttcctgcactcggggcagctgaagggcctctccccagtgtggatccgctggtgcctcagcagagagGAGAAATATCTGAAGGCCTCCCCACAGACtgggcaggtgaacggcctctgcCCGGTGTGACTacgccgatgaatctccagggaAGATGggaaacggaagcctttcccgcagtcaccacacttccacggtCTCTCCAAGAGgtgggattcctcgggtttctccatggccgaagtGTGGAGCCACTCCCTgctgtgaattcctctttccaggccgtaCAGTTATTTtaggctccacactcagtgcgctgcaatggtagggtctctcatctactgatgctgaaaacgtacttagacaggaaccaaaaagctttgctccttctcacagaatcatagatgaAAACCGTTGGATTGGACGGCTGTTCACAGAGCACAC
This window contains:
- the LOC132808010 gene encoding zinc finger protein 850-like isoform X1, producing MEKPEESHLLERPWKCGDCGKGFRFPSSLEIHRRSHTGQRPFTCPVCGEAFRYFSSLLRHQRIHTGERPFSCPECRKAFIQVSGLLNHQCLHTGERPFSCPKCRKAFSNSSSLLRHQRVHTGERPFSCPECRKAFSDSSTLLTHQRIHTGERPYSCPECGKAFTQVSGLQNHQRIHTGERLFSCPKCRKAFSNSSSLLTHQRIHTGERPFSCPECRKAFSNSSHLLRHQQIHTGERPYSCPECGKAFRDSSSLLRHQRIHTGERPFSCPECRKAFSNSYNLQSHQRIHTGERPFSCPECRKAFSDSSTLLIHQRIHTGERPFSCPECRKAFRDSSTLLRHQRVHTGERPFSCPECRKAFSNSYNLQSHQRVHTGERPFSCPECRKAFSDSSTLLIHQRIHTGERPFSCPECRKAFSDSSTLLRHQRIHTGERPYSCPECRKAFSNSSALLNHQRIHTGERPYSCHECGMAFTQVSGLQNHQRIHTGERPFSCPECGKAFRDSSSLLRHQRVHTGERPFSCPECRKAFSNSYNLQSHQWVHTGERPFSCPECRKAFSNSSSLLIHQRVHTGERPYSCPECGKAFRYSSSLLRHQRIHTGERPFSCPECRKAFSDSSALLIHQRIHTGERPFSCPECRKAFSDSYTLLRHQRVHTGERPYSCPECGKAFRYSSSLLRHQRIHTGERPFSCPECRKAFSDSSTLLIHQRVHTGERPFPCPKCGKAFTRSSHLRRHQRVHVPSQGD
- the LOC132808010 gene encoding zinc finger protein 11-like isoform X2 — translated: MEKPEESRPMEDPWKCGDCGKGFRVPSALETHRRSHTGERPFPCTDCGKAFRHSSHLLAHQRGHTGEKPISCPECGKAFMFFSALLAHRRIHTGERPFSCPECGKAFRYSSTLRTHRRFHAGERPFSCPECGKAFTNTSTLLRHQRVHTGERPFSCPKCGKAFTHVSSLRSHQRIHTGERPFSCPECGKAFRDSSTLLTHQRIHTGERPFSCPECGKAFRDSSTLLTHQRIHTGERPFSCPECGKDFTHYSHLLRHQRVHTGERPFSCPECGMAFTHLSALRSHQRIHTGERPFSCPECGKTFTHISVLRSHVRVHTGKRPFNCPECGKAFSDISSLMRHQRVHTEERPFTCPECRKAFSSSSTLLRHQLVHTGERPYTCPQCGKGFTCSSNLLTHQRIHRGERPFSCPECGKAFTQTSALRSHQRIHSGERPFSCPVCGKGFNRSSSLRSHQRIHTGERPFSCPECGKAFTHVSALRSHQRAHMGERPFTCPECGKAFSSSSTLLIHQRIHTGERPYTCPHCGKGFNRYSTLRRHQRIHTGERPYTCPQCGKGFSTSSSLLRHQRIHTGERPFICSQCGKGFTYSSQLRKHQRIHTGERPFSCPECRKAFIQVSGLLNHQCLHTGERPFSCPKCRKAFSNSSSLLRHQRVHTGERPFSCPECRKAFSDSSTLLTHQRIHTGERPYSCPECGKAFTQVSGLQNHQRIHTGERLFSCPKCRKAFSNSSSLLTHQRIHTGERPFSCPECRKAFSNSSHLLRHQQIHTGERPYSCPECGKAFRDSSSLLRHQRIHTGERPFSCPECRKAFSNSYNLQSHQRIHTGERPFSCPECRKAFSDSSTLLIHQRIHTGERPFSCPECRKAFRDSSTLLRHQRVHTGERPFSCPECRKAFSNSYNLQSHQRVHTGERPFSCPECRKAFSDSSTLLIHQRIHTGERPFSCPECRKAFSDSSTLLRHQRIHTGERPYSCPECRKAFSNSSALLNHQRIHTGERPYSCHECGMAFTQVSGLQNHQRIHTGERPFSCPECGKAFRDSSSLLRHQRVHTGERPFSCPECRKAFSNSYNLQSHQWVHTGERPFSCPECRKAFSNSSSLLIHQRVHTGERPYSCPECGKAFRYSSSLLRHQRIHTGERPFSCPECRKAFSDSSALLIHQRIHTGERPFSCPECRKAFSDSYTLLRHQRVHTGERPYSCPECGKAFRYSSSLLRHQRIHTGERPFSCPECRKAFSDSSTLLIHQRVHTGERPFPCPKCGKAFTRSSHLRRHQRVHVPSQGD